The DNA window GCTAGACCGACAGACGCGGCTTATAATCCTGATGGTTCTTATTATTTAGGGGTAAATGGTAGATTAAGTAATAACTTATTTAATAATGCATACTTAGCTGAACATAATTATTACAGAGCAGAAACAGCAAGAGTTTTTGCTTCATTAAATGCTGATTATAAAATCCTTAAAAATTTAAATTATAGATTTGTATTTGGTGGAGAATTCATCAATGTAGAAAACCAAACTTATCTTAACCCTGTTCACGGAGATGGATATGCAGTAAATGGTAGAAAAACAGAGTCTATAGACAGATTATTTAACTGGAATTTACAAAACATTTTAAGTTATAACTTTAAAATTGGAGATAAAAATAACTTTGATGTAAGATTAATCCAAGAAGCTTATCAAAGACAGAGCCATGTAGTAGGAGCTAGTGCTACTTCTGTAGGTTCTCCATTATTAGAAACTTTAACAAATTTTGTTAAGCCTGCTTCTTTCCAAGGAGATAGAGGGCAAAGTTCTAGAACTGGTTATGCAGCAGTGTTTAATTACAATTTTGATAAGTTAATTAACTTAGATGCTTCATATAGAAGAGATGCTTTATCTAACTTTACAGAAGATCAAAAATGGGGAGATTTCTACTCAGTTGGTTTAGCAGTAGATTTAGCAAAAATAAACTTAATTAAGCAAATTGATCAAATCTCTATGTTTAAATTGAGAGGGTCTTATGGTAAAGTAGGTAACCAAATTTCTAGTAGCCCTTATTCATTACTAGGATTCTCTACTAACTATAATGATTTAGCTGCTGTAACTTATGGTGGAGTTTACAATCCAGATTTAAAATGGGAAGCTATTAATCCTTTAAGCCTTGGTATTGATGCTGGTTTATTTAATAATAGATTAACATTTACTGCAGAATATTATAATAAGAAAACTACTGATTTAGTATTCTCACAACCATTATCATTATCTCAAGGTTTAGCCTCTATGGATAGAAATATTGGCTCTTTAGTTAATAAAGGCTGGGAATTTGCGGTAAACGGAGAAATTATTAGTACAGAAAATCTTAGCTGGGAATTAGGTGGTAACTTCAGTACATTAGATAATGAAATTACCAAATTATATGGTGGAGCTGATATAATCTCTGGTTCTACAATCTTAAGAGAAGGTGAAGCAGTAGGTACATATTATATGAGAAAATGGGCTGGAGTAGATGCTACAACAGGTAGTGCACTATGGTATATCAATGGTAAAGATGGAGAAACAACATCTAACTATAACGCAGCACAATTAGCGGTTCAAGGAACTAACTTCTCTAAATATTATGGAGGTATTAATACTAAAGTGGTTTACAAAGGATTTAGCGTTGAGGCTTTAGCAACTTACGGTTTCGGTGGTAGAGTATTAAATGACTGGGCTAATTACACTCAATCTGATGGTCAATATTC is part of the Cloacibacterium normanense genome and encodes:
- a CDS encoding SusC/RagA family TonB-linked outer membrane protein yields the protein MNVKLKVLTVGALFFIGGQAVMAQKKKDSLGEKKIEEVVIVGFGQKKTVNELTGAVGNIKADAIENVPVASIDKMLQGRVAGVQTGNASGQPGGFATVRVRGIASVNGGVNPIYIVDGVRVTAGDVTRGAITANILANLNSDDIESMTVLKDAASTAVYGADAGAGVVVITTKSGKKGKPKININFEHGTNSRAIEGQRGLNTEQYRYLLSHTFANATGQTPEEFTADAVAGLYNNNATFAALQNIFTTSNSTDWRKALSRSAYQQSANVSINGGNDKVTYYNSANYFLQESEIKGSDFKRVAFTNKVNYEASDKFKVGTDIQMSYSKINTLNNGGAFANPILTELFARPTDAAYNPDGSYYLGVNGRLSNNLFNNAYLAEHNYYRAETARVFASLNADYKILKNLNYRFVFGGEFINVENQTYLNPVHGDGYAVNGRKTESIDRLFNWNLQNILSYNFKIGDKNNFDVRLIQEAYQRQSHVVGASATSVGSPLLETLTNFVKPASFQGDRGQSSRTGYAAVFNYNFDKLINLDASYRRDALSNFTEDQKWGDFYSVGLAVDLAKINLIKQIDQISMFKLRGSYGKVGNQISSSPYSLLGFSTNYNDLAAVTYGGVYNPDLKWEAINPLSLGIDAGLFNNRLTFTAEYYNKKTTDLVFSQPLSLSQGLASMDRNIGSLVNKGWEFAVNGEIISTENLSWELGGNFSTLDNEITKLYGGADIISGSTILREGEAVGTYYMRKWAGVDATTGSALWYINGKDGETTSNYNAAQLAVQGTNFSKYYGGINTKVVYKGFSVEALATYGFGGRVLNDWANYTQSDGQYSYNYAGSTDQLDFWTPDNPNAANPKPVYGNTTLSNRVSTRYLSKTDYLRLSNVKIGYKFNSELLKNTGLAGFEVYVQGNNVWTHLYDDTLRFDPENNLNTANNLNLPVQKTYSLGFNLQF